A region from the Bradyrhizobium erythrophlei genome encodes:
- a CDS encoding acetyl-CoA C-acyltransferase produces MTTEAVIVSTARTGVGKAYRGALNNADGPTLAGHVMAEAVKRAGIAPGEVEDVVMGCAMQQGTMVMNVARKGAIRAGLPVTVAGTTIDRQCASGLQAIAVAARSVMLDGVEIAIGGGIESISLVQNEHMNKFHAVDDELMAMKPEIYMPMLETAEVVAERYKIGRDKQDEYSLECQRRVGAALQGGRFNDEIVPFTTKMAVVNKDTKEVSYQQVTLSKDEGPRPDTTAEGLAKIKPVFEGKTISAGNASQLSDGASACVIMSDRIAVQKGLKPLGIFRGFVAAGVEPDEMGVGPVAAIPRLLKRHNLKIDDIDLWELNEAYAVQVIYCRDKLGIDPNKLNVNGGSIAIGHPYGMTGARLTGHLLIEGRRRKVKYGVVTMCIGGGMGAAGLFEIVH; encoded by the coding sequence ATGACGACTGAGGCAGTAATCGTTTCCACCGCGCGCACCGGCGTCGGCAAGGCCTATCGCGGCGCGCTCAACAACGCCGACGGCCCGACCTTGGCCGGCCACGTAATGGCCGAGGCGGTTAAGCGCGCCGGCATTGCGCCCGGAGAGGTCGAGGACGTGGTGATGGGCTGCGCGATGCAGCAGGGCACCATGGTGATGAACGTCGCCCGCAAGGGGGCGATCCGTGCCGGCCTACCGGTGACCGTGGCCGGCACCACCATCGACCGGCAGTGTGCCTCCGGCCTGCAGGCGATCGCAGTCGCTGCGCGCTCGGTCATGCTCGACGGCGTCGAGATCGCGATTGGCGGCGGCATCGAATCGATCAGCCTTGTTCAGAACGAGCACATGAACAAGTTCCATGCCGTCGACGATGAGCTGATGGCGATGAAGCCGGAAATATACATGCCGATGCTCGAGACCGCCGAGGTCGTCGCAGAACGCTACAAGATCGGTCGCGACAAGCAAGATGAATACAGCCTCGAGTGCCAGCGCCGCGTCGGCGCCGCGTTGCAGGGCGGCCGCTTCAATGACGAGATCGTGCCGTTCACGACCAAAATGGCGGTGGTCAACAAGGACACCAAGGAGGTCAGCTACCAGCAGGTGACGCTTTCGAAGGACGAGGGCCCGCGTCCAGACACCACCGCCGAAGGCCTGGCCAAGATCAAGCCGGTGTTCGAGGGCAAGACAATCAGCGCCGGCAACGCCAGCCAGCTCTCGGACGGCGCCTCGGCGTGCGTGATCATGAGCGACAGGATTGCGGTACAGAAGGGGTTGAAGCCGCTTGGCATCTTCCGCGGCTTCGTCGCCGCCGGCGTCGAGCCGGACGAGATGGGCGTCGGCCCAGTCGCCGCGATCCCGCGGCTCTTGAAGCGCCACAATTTGAAGATCGACGACATCGACCTCTGGGAGCTCAACGAGGCCTATGCGGTGCAGGTGATCTATTGCCGCGACAAGCTCGGTATCGATCCGAACAAGCTAAACGTCAACGGCGGCTCGATCGCGATCGGCCATCCCTATGGCATGACCGGGGCGCGGCTGACCGGCCACCTCCTGATCGAGGGCCGGCGGCGCAAGGTGAAATACGGCGTGGTGACCATGTGCATCGGTGGCGGTATGGGCGCGGCCGGCTTGTTTGAAATCGTCCACTGA